The nucleotide sequence GCGCTtattttcctcttcagcccGCTTGGCAGCCACCTTGCGGCGTTTGTCTGCGGACTCATCGACGAAACATTGACATCCCTGTAGCGTACATTCGGTGCAGGGGCTGCCTGTGGTATCATAGCTGCACTGAAAACACGTGTGAGAATAATATTCAAATTTGGGATCGGTTCGACGAGCAGACGGGCAACGGAGAGCGGAGGAGAAGGGTTGGAAACTAGAGAGACGATGAATGCAAATACCTTTGTCCGACGGCGCTTGCACTCTGCACAGGCCATTGACGCCCTTTTCACCTTGTGTTCCTCATTGGGACCAGGATCAGGATTTGCCGGAGCAAGACCTCCTGATGCGGTCCGAGGTGCAAGTGGGCGGAGAGGCCTGGAGGAACCCTGATGGGCCATAGTCCGAGGAGCAAACGGAAGGGGAGAGATTTGCAATAAAACAGATAACAGCAAGAAgtaggaaaaaaaaagtaaagAGAATAGAATGGAGGATGTGATGGACAGAGCTCAAGATGTGCTTGTTGTCAAGACCGTGGTCAAGAGTTTGGGAATAAACCCTAGAAACATGCTCCTGgcagggaaagaaaagggaccCCAGCAGTTTTGTGTATTATTTATTTTTGCCTCGAATTTCTGTATGTGTGAAATTCGGGCGTATGCTTGGTGTGCGCAAGTCTGCCGTAGATGTGTGTGAGAGAGTCAGCGtatcttttctctctccttttctcttatcttttctttttctttccctccttTCATATAGACGCACAATATAAAGGCAAGAATAATAACAAGTAGTAGTTTTGCAGCTCAGAGGGGCTCCAAGATGGAATGTGGGTTTGGGCGGGCCTGGtgcaggaagagaaaaatcgACAACTTGGCTCCGGAAAGTGCCTGTCTCTCACACGGGCTGACCAAAAAAATACATAATTGGACCTGACCCCAATCCCCAGGAGCCAGGTAATCCAATTtctctgtacttgtactcttGGTACGTCCTGGAACTAGCGGTAGTAGCCCGGAAGGACGCAGAGCAGGAAGCCTGAAGAAATTTGGAGGCTACTGCAGTTCTCCGGAAAGTGGGCATTCATTGGGCGACCAAATTACGGAGTAATAATCTGTGCAGAATACGCAGCCGCCTCCCCTTTTGGAACGACGAGATCTTCCCCGTTGGTTGGCCTCCGTACCGTACCAGAAAAAAGGATACGGTAGTGGCACATAATAAGTTAATGATGCTTATGTTCTCCATTACCAAGTATGGTATGCGCGGAGAGTTCGCACACTGTGCTAGTGATTTTACTAGCATAGTTCAATCCctttgcttttgcttctGTGAGCACGCACTTCCGTGAGGATGATACACATAACCCGGTAAGTTATTTAAACTCAAACGAAGATTTCCTCGGCCGGCGGACCATGTTCGGGGACACTCTCCGGAAGCTCATAGTGCATTGAAACTTGTTTGGGCGGGGGGGTGGAAGCAGTGGCTTGTCGTACCTTTTACGAAGTACAAACGTGGTGTTGGGCGCGACAGATTTCAACCCACAGATTCCCGAAGCTGGATCCATGGGTATAATTCGACGCAACCGGCCCATATTTCAAACGCCGTTGGGTCCGTGTGGCTCCGTGTGGCGAAAAACGATGGGAACTAACACGGACTAGCATTTCTGAAGCATACCATAAGCAGTTTAGTGTCGGGAAATGGTTCCTGCACCGTTGATAGGTGAGGAACAGCCACGGTGAAATTCTAGTCTGGCGCGGGCTAAGAGGGACGTGCTCAAAAGTGGTATGTACATCGTACTTGCACTCTGTAGTACTATATCGGCACGTTGAACTGTAAAAATGTCAGCCTATGTGGAGCATTCGGTTAAGTGTAGCACTACTTCACAGAGCACGTACCAACTTTCTTAACTTTGTTTACTTTTCCATGATCTTCTCTTGTAGAGCAGTTGGATAAGCTTGATAGGAGTGATCGAGATTGAATTCGGAGGAAAACCCGCTATTCTGAATACAGTAGGTCATGTGATAACACGCGAACATGATGCATATCCAATCCAGACTAGTTTCACGGctttactccggagtacacaGTTCAAGCATAAGACACTCCAATCTTCAATGTTCATCAGACTTGACCATGTACATCAACGGTTAGATCTGGGATCGGACGCGGATAGTGCCAACGGGCAGCGCTGGTTCCATTGATGTGTCGAGTACAGTACTAGTACAACCCGATTACTTTTGTAAATCTGGACGGTGTTTTTACTCCGGAGCGATTCTCCGTACTGAGAAGCAGTTCCACCGTGACCAGAAATTGACTCTCAACGCATGACCGTACCATTAATAATGTTCAACATGCGTGGTGGAACCGACCCAGAAATTGACACAGACGGTTAGGATAGCGAGTGCGAGGCATCGATGCATCAACTCGTACAGTGTGCTATGGCGACTGCTATTACTACAAGCAGAGACATACTCGACGATCCCCTCCGATTCGCCCTAGTAGTCCACAGAGACAAGAGGAACTAATCTATGCGCACAGAACGATATACACAGCGCCAATAGCGCATAGACTGACCGCCCTCCTGCCGTTTTTACGGGCCTCCTTATCCTGCTAGCGGATATCTTTTCCACTGTGGACCGGGGGAATCGGTAATCTCGCGACACCTGTACTAATAGGCGTGCATTACCCACTGTGGCAAATTATGGGTTGTCTTCGCTTCAAGCGCTCCCGCTTCCCACACCGTTTTCTGGTAGGGCTTTGGAGGGGTACCCCTTGCCCGTTTGTTGATTTATCAGCACTGAATCGTTTGCGAGGGTCATCGGGCCGGTGTTATACCATAGCACTCAGTACAAGTAGTGTAGTTAGACAGATTGATAGATATCGCCCATTATACGGAGTACCAATGACTCCTGCCGATCCAATCCCATGAATAACGTCGACTCCAATCGTGCCAATTGATGATTCGTAAAACCCGATATTCATTactatgtacagagtatgtaTTGCGACCTACAAAGTAACAACCTATCCTCGGCTACCCACCCAGCCAATCAAGCACCGCGGAGATGAGTCCCGTCAACTGGATGGGTCACTTGTAGTATTGTAGTCCCCCGTCAGACACACCGTGGAACTGCTCAGAGTGCTAATGCACATGTACGGagcatactccgtactagcACAGACTCCGAAGTACTACTGCACGGCGCAAAGTACGTAGACATCACCCGAGCCATAGGGAGCTCATGGATTAAGTTCCCTAATGCACGGTCTTTCCTCACAGAGTATGTGCTATGTACTATGTGGCTACTAGTATGTATGTATAAGAAAATGTAAGTGGCGCTGGCGGCAGATCCTATCATGTTCCAGCCAAACCCGCAGATGATCGATCAGGCGGAGTACTACGTACTAGAGTGGAAGGGACTTCCCGTTACTCTATAAGGAATATTGAATTCTGATTTCAGTGCTTTGTAGGGAACATCCTGTATGGAGCCCACAATAACGACTCGCAATGCCGAGTACAAGTATTTCGTAGGTGGCACAGGATATCGAGTTCTAGTACTATGCATGTGTTGATTTACAATGCACAAGTACATTTCTGGAATAATCGGTCAAAGGACGGTAATAGCTGGTCAAAAAAGGTACATAATACCTCGTATTTACTTCGTACCTGTCTCTGTTCCAAAATAATGAATAATCTCTCCTAAATAGatacaagaaaagaaataggCGACCAATTTAGCCTAAGTCCAACGAACGCcagcaaaaaaaagaaaaagtccAGTCAGTAAATAGGCCTTCCCTCGTTCCAAGCGCGCGATGAATCAATACCAGAAGCCTGTTGTTCTGTCTGATGTTGATCATACTGCTCCTGCCCCTCGCTATTAATATTACCACTATCCCGTGACACATGGAACTGCTTGCTGCTCTCTCGACGATTCGAGACGCTGCTGATCCCTCCTATCCATTCCCACACACGCGCAACGTCGCCACCACGGCCCTCTCGAACTGCAGCTCGGATATTGGCATTGCCCTCGACCACGCTGCGGACGCGCCGCCAGAGGTCCTCCCGCCTCCGTCCTTGCAGCTCTGATCGCAACACGTCGTCCCGCAGTTGTCCAATAGGGATATACGGTTCACGAGCTTCGCCGCGAGCATGCAGAGCTGCCTGCGTCGCCAACCGATCCAAAGTCGTGGCAACGAGCTCGGGTACCCTGGCCATGTCAGACCGGCGAGCGAGTATTCGTGAACGTATGTACACAAAGACGCCAACGCAGAGAATCAGAATTGAAAGAGGGAGTCGATAAGCGAGGAGAGAGAGTCGGAGGTGGCGACGGAAGGCGCATGTGAGGGGGAGACGTGTGAAGGCTGTAGAGGAGAGGGTGAGAGCACCGGAGGGTCTGTCATTGCGTTGGCGCCTCTGTTAGTTCCATGATGTCAGAActgagaaagaaagaaaagagagtaCCGCATCCAGATCCTAGAGGGTGGATCGAATTGAGTATGGGtaagaaggaaaggagggcTTACTGTTGAGTTTTGGCGACGACCTCTTCTTTCCCAATGACTTCGCCCAGAGCTCCCAGCCACAAGTCATCGAATTCGGTATCGCTCATGCCCTTACGTCGCTTGTTTCCAATCTCCCGCTTCAAATCGTGCTCGTTGATCTCCGGAGACTTTGCTTCCTTTACATCCGCCGACAATTCACCACATTCCCACTTGGCCCTCCGATCACGAAGCTCTTCTACTGCCTTGTCCGCAACGGCCTTCACACGGCGAGCTTTCTCGCTATCAGGCTCGCATGTTGGGGGAAGAGGGACCAGGCCGCCCAGCGATAGGGGATGAGGCGTGAGGATGAAATCATGCTCGCAACGGGCCTCAAAGTTGGGGTAACAGAACGCATGTGGTGGACACGGCTCACACTGTGGCTCGAGAACATTGGCCCATTCGGGCACTTTAGTCTCTGCCAGCGACCATGTAGGCTTTCCGATTCCGCAGAAACCGATCTCGACCTTCTCCTTACGCCACCAACCAGCAAAACCACTGAGAAGGGATAAGATGACCACCCATGGGGCAGCCTTGCTCGCCTTGCTTTGCTTGCGTGCTCGACGACTGGGTTGAGCAGGAGCTGCATACATTCGATCTGCCTGCTCATATTCTAACGCCAGCTGTTCCTCAGGTGTAAACTCCTCACCCGCGTCGTAGTCGCTCTCCTCATCATTGTAACCCCCTTCTTCAGGTTCCTCTTGGTATGGCTCCAAAGAAGGACCCGAGAATCTGAACGGTGATCTTGTGGAAGCAAAAGACCCGTCTTCCTGTTTGATGGGCGTCTCTGATTTTCGCGCACGCAGACCACCCTTGACAGGACTTTCCGACACTCGAGAATTGCTCTTCCTTGCACTCCGCAATTTCTGCTGCTCCCAAGAAGCAGGAGAGCTTCCACTCTGGAACGGGTTATCATCCGTGAAGACGCTACGTTCGACTGGCTCGGGCTTGATAGACGGCGGAGGGTGAGGTAGTTCTGGTTCGGTCGAGGGGGTCATTTCGTTTCTCCATAACTTCTTGACTGTAGACTGTCGGGGAGTAGCCATATCCTTCCTGGCGACCGGTGTCGCAGCACCCTCATCGATGCGACGGGAAGGCCTGCTTTGCGATCGTGCTACAGACCGCCTCGAAGCGGTCGCTAGTGTAGCTGGAATACCCTGCTCGTCCAAATCTGCCGTAGGTGCTCTCGAACTGCGCGTCGACCGGGCGCGTCGAGCTCCGGCCGTCGACACACTCGAGGGCGTAGGTGGAGGGGGCATGGAATCCCTGTCCACACCCTCATGATAGTCCTGATAGCCATCGAACGAACTGGCGACAGATGTCGCCCGACTTCCCATGTCCGTTATTCCCTCACTCGTTCTCTTCACCCGTTCCCGATCCCGAATCAGTTTCTTGGCCTGGGGCAGGACCTCATCCTCCAGGATGCGGATAAGCTGCGACTTCTTTGCCGAAGCTGGGTAGGAGACATCGTGATTGACGAGGATCGCTCGAAGACGGGGAACGGTTAAGGAATTGAGATCGAAATCTGGGGAGAGGTAATCCATAGAGTCTGCCATGGCGGGCTATATCGAGGTCCACCGGCCGGCAAAACAGGAAGAGGGGAAAAAGTGATGCAATAACTGCAGAAGCGCTCTCGAGACGCAAGCTTGCCGCGCTCTAATGTCCAGAACGTTGCGGATCCGATTCCGAAATGGTATCGCCAGAGGAAAAAAAGTTGTTTCGATAACAAATCTGTCTATTCTGGATGCAAGAACACGTTGAGCTGGTATCCAGGGCAACAGCAAAGCGGGGCCGGGACGTACAGAAGTGGCTCTGAATTTCCTCAACTTTGAAAAGACAGACCAAGTTCTACCCTATTTAAACCGTGAGATACTTCAATatttgatgaagatggaggcAGATGAATATGGGTGGAGGGGACGACAGAAGAGAGAGGGAGTGGACTTGAAAGAGCCAGAATCACAATAAACAAATCTCATCATGTGGATGCACGTGATGTGGTGCGCCACATACGGGACGCCACAGCATGCTTTGCCCTGGAAGACTACGAGGATGCTCTGTCCAGTAAATAACTCCCATTTATGCAAGATCCTCGAGATGCTAAAAGAACATGAGTGCATCCTGCACGGAGGCAACTAAATACAAATCATGCAAGTCAAGTATAAAACATTCAAAATCCATCCAAGCTCCTGTCCATGCTCCTGAAAACGCTCCACAATCCCTCGAGACGCCACACAATTGGTGTAACCAAGAACAACAATGAGGTAAAGAGAGATGAATATTCAAAAGAAGACAAGGAAAGAAAGTAAGAGAGAAAAGTAAGagtccaaaaaaaaaaatggagATGTACATCGGGAGAGAGATGGTGAAGATGGATCACGCAGCAAGTTGAAAGTATGACGATGAGCCGGAACTTGAGCCATCCTCGTTACTGGAGTCTTCGTCCCTGCCGGAGCTGCCAGCAGCACCGATAGCCAGTTGCTCTTTAAGGGCCCGGTATTCTGCAAGTTGCGTCTGCAACTGCTGCATCACCTCAGCAATTGGCGTAGCATGGTCTTCAAGCCGGTCGCCAGGCCTGAACGGCTGCATCATATGTCGCATCGCGAGTGTGTTAATTGCCACCTGGAGAATGTTAGAAACACAGGACCAGAAGAGAAGACTGCCAAATAGGAATCATGGCTTACCTCGATACGGACCACCTGGTGCTCAACCAAGCCAATAACAGCCGAGTCAGCAAGCTCACCTCCATGGTTTTTAACCACATTGTATATCGCCGAGTTTGGTTCCTTGAGCCGCGTGTCTTGACTTTCCAGAGCACCACACAGTCGTTCCAATCGGAGAGTGATTTCCCAGAGTCGCCAGATAAGATCGGTCTGGATCTCCAGCTGCGAGTGCTTGCTGATGGTAGTCGGGGCCTTTTCCTTGGCTGCTTGCTCTTCCAAAGAGGTCAGCCGTCCAGAGAGCGCGTGAGGGTAGATCAGATAGAGTGGCTCTGGATTTTCTAGGCCTTTCAGTTTCTGTTCACCCTGATCTTTGATTACGAAGCCCTGGCTATTGAGTTGTTGCAACTCGCGACGAATGCTATACCCAAGGTTATCCATGGCATAGTTCTCCTCGGAGCCGGTCGAAGCAGCCCGCTCACTGTCCGCAAATACCTCCAGGTTACGCTGGATATCGCCCATGAAGTCTGACGATACAAAGATTTGGCCTCCGTCGGCCACGGCCGAGATACGGGATGCACGGTTCACCATGGGGCCAAAATAGTCCATCCGATTCGTGACAGGATCCTTCTCAGAGACGGGCTCTCCCCAGTGAATACCCATCCGGACAGACAATCCACGGAATATGATATTCTTCTCCGTATCATACTGCACTTGGCATTGGGGTTGCTCCAGGATCTCTGTAGGCCATTCCGCCTCTAGTAGTTGGTTCTGACAATTGAAACACCAGAGCAAAGCGGCAGTTGTGGTGGCAAAGGCCACCATAAAGGCGTCACCTTCGGTCTTGACCTCATATCCACCGATAATTCCAAGCTGTCTTCGTAGGATGTCGTTATGGATTTGAATTGCCGAGCGCATCGCATCTGGACAAGTCTCCCAGAGACCGGTGGACTTTTTGATAT is from Aspergillus chevalieri M1 DNA, chromosome 8, nearly complete sequence and encodes:
- the SRC1 gene encoding putative sister chromatid separation protein (Src1) (COG:S;~EggNog:ENOG410PHGI;~InterPro:IPR018996,IPR025856;~PFAM:PF12949,PF09402;~TransMembrane:2 (i342-359o554-573i);~antiSMASH:Cluster_8.5) codes for the protein MADSMDYLSPDFDLNSLTVPRLRAILVNHDVSYPASAKKSQLIRILEDEVLPQAKKLIRDRERVKRTSEGITDMGSRATSVASSFDGYQDYHEGVDRDSMPPPPTPSSVSTAGARRARSTRSSRAPTADLDEQGIPATLATASRRSVARSQSRPSRRIDEGAATPVARKDMATPRQSTVKKLWRNEMTPSTEPELPHPPPSIKPEPVERSVFTDDNPFQSGSSPASWEQQKLRSARKSNSRVSESPVKGGLRARKSETPIKQEDGSFASTRSPFRFSGPSLEPYQEEPEEGGYNDEESDYDAGEEFTPEEQLALEYEQADRMYAAPAQPSRRARKQSKASKAAPWVVILSLLSGFAGWWRKEKVEIGFCGIGKPTWSLAETKVPEWANVLEPQCEPCPPHAFCYPNFEARCEHDFILTPHPLSLGGLVPLPPTCEPDSEKARRVKAVADKAVEELRDRRAKWECGELSADVKEAKSPEINEHDLKREIGNKRRKGMSDTEFDDLWLGALGEVIGKEEVVAKTQQPSGALTLSSTAFTRLPLTCAFRRHLRLSLLAYRLPLSILILCVGVFVYIRSRILARRSDMARVPELVATTLDRLATQAALHARGEAREPYIPIGQLRDDVLRSELQGRRREDLWRRVRSVVEGNANIRAAVREGRGGDVARVWEWIGGISSVSNRRESSKQFHVSRDSGNINSEGQEQYDQHQTEQQASGIDSSRAWNEGRPIY
- a CDS encoding Zn(II)2Cys6 transcription factor domain-containing protein (COG:K;~EggNog:ENOG410Q253;~InterPro:IPR036864,IPR001138;~antiSMASH:Cluster_8.5;~go_function: GO:0000981 - DNA-binding transcription factor activity, RNA polymerase II-specific [Evidence IEA];~go_function: GO:0008270 - zinc ion binding [Evidence IEA];~go_process: GO:0006355 - regulation of transcription, DNA-templated [Evidence IEA]) encodes the protein MAHQGSSRPLRPLAPRTASGGLAPANPDPGPNEEHKVKRASMACAECKRRRTKCSYDTTGSPCTECTLQGCQCFVDESADKRRKVAAKRAEEENKRLLERVKQLEGSRDYERQFKELLLEAFREGDEDSVTAIIHSIRSRLPEDHILDVLNQVLDKAEDRAATLEDGVEDAQGGRVVDGVPPYYPPDYATR